CTAAGTACGCATTCTTTTTACTCAGTAATTTTTTTATTCAATACCGGACATATGTTTTGAAATTTTCTCAGCATGGTTAATTTTCATTTTTTTCAAAATATTTAAAATTCTATTTTTAAAACGAACTTGATGTTGAATCACTTTTCCCAACTCGGTTTGAAATTCTGATTCTTCCACTTCAAATCTTACTTTTACATTTTTCACCTCATTAATATTGATTTCTGTATAGTCTGAAAAACTAATGACTCCGTTTTCTCTTTTATACAGAACCCAGGGATGACCAATCCACATTTCTGCCCATCCGAAAGATCTATTATCTACCACTTTCTGCCAATTTTCTACATTCTCAATATCGCCACAACAACTTGGATGAATAAGAATCTCATCATCTTTTTTTAATACGATTCCGCCATCAAAAGATAAGACAAAGCCGTTTTCATCAGGGTCATCAAATTCTACTTCACTTAGTTTTGCAGCTACAATGATGTGTAAACTTTCATCATCAATAGTTTTAATATCTACCAGGTTGGAACCTTTTTGAATTTCATTAAAATTGAAGGTAAGCCGGGAAGCTGTTTCTGTCCATTTCAAAAACAATTCTTCTGAGTCAGGATAATCAGCAATTTGGAGTAATTCAAAATCTTCTTTGGAATATTTTAACGGATTAATTTCTATGGTGTTAATAAGCTTTATCATAATCTATCTCTTCATTTACTAGCCCCGATTGCAGCGGCATCCTTTTTCTGAATTGACCTAAGAAAGGCGAAAAAGATATAGCGGAAAGCGGGAATAAGCTCCTAAATATACTAATGATTTATAACATCCTCCTGTTAATAATAAACTTATCATTACTCATTTTTTCTAAAGTGCACTCCCTTCTTACATTTCAACGAAAAGCAGTGCCTTTTACAACACTACTTTTTCAATCATTTCAAGAGCAGATTTTTGATCTTCCAAGGCATTCAATACATCGAAAATCTTGTCTGACCAGCCTGCAATAAGGTATACATCATTTCTTTTGACATCAATGGGTGGTCTTCCATATCCTGCCAAATCAAAAATATAAAGTTTAGCCTCAGGAGCTATCGTCTTATACTTGTTCCATGTATCTTCAAAAGAGTTTCCTCTTCCACTGCTATCCCACATTTGAGTATCAGTGAACAGCATTACTTTATCCACGATTTCTTTTCTTTTGATCAGATCTTCGATAACCAGATAACCATTGGTTGAATATCCTACTTCACCTTCTCGTTTGTAGAAGGCTTCTACATTGTTAAGAATACCTTGTTTTGGCATCGCAATGCGCAGCCATCGATCACCGAAGATTCCTGTAGTCACATTTTGACACTTCGACTGCAAAATCATAGACATCAATAAACCGATATCATACAGTAAAATTTTACTCTTAGGAGAAACTGATTTCTGCATAGAACCAGAAACATCCGCTGCAATCACTACCGAGGTATTGAAACCGAAACCTTTGATATTTTGGGCACTTGCCACTAAAGCTTCTTCCAGTGCACTCCAAACAGAAGACAGATAAGGAGAATCTACCTTTTTCAATTCTCTGTATGCTGCCAGGAAACGGAAAGGCAATTGTTTTGAGTTGCCCACTGCTCTTTCATCTGACAGATAACTGCACACTTTACTCATGGCTTCAGGAGATACGCCGGCTTCAAGGATATTTCTCAGGTTTCGTAAGGTGGCCATATATCCCAGTTTATTACTGAAGATCAGTTCTTCCCATTTATTTTTGAAAGCCTGTTTTCTTTCTACCTCATCTGTAAATTTTTTCTGTCCCAATACTGAAAGTTCAACTTCCCATGTATAAGGAGTATCCAGAATGTCATATACAATCTTGTTGAAAATGGTCTGCTGGTTCTCATCTTTTGCTTTTGGGTGAACCAGAAAGAGGGCATCTTTCAAGGTTACGGCTCCTTTTCTATTGTATTTGGCGAATTGATATTCATCAAATTTATTGAAGGATTTCGCCAGACCTTTCTGAACCTGTTTGGATAACCTGTTCAATTTCTTGGTTTCCGTTCTTTCATTAGCAAGCTGATAATACGCTAACATTTCCGTGATCTCATCAGCTCTCTGAACAATACCCTCTACGGTTCTGCTCACCAGATCGGTACCCGTAGCCTCCTTCGCCAATTCTGTAGCCAAAACCAAAGGAATGGAACGCAAATGCATATCTTTTCTTGCATAAACAGCCAGTTTCGCTACAAATTCAGGATCATTTTTCTGAATCAGAGATTGTATTCTCTCTAGTCTGTCATTTCCTTTTTCATAAGTAATATCTGACAGTCCTGTTGTAACCACAGCACTATACAATTCTTCTGCAGGTGTCATCACATAAGCTTTTGCACCTTCGTGGTTGGTTACCACTATTTTTTCTTTTTTTAGAAAGTTAAATTTCATGAGTTACTGTTTTTATTGGTAAACATTGGAAAGGCTATTGCTTCCTCTCTGATTTCTGATGCAAAGTAAAAACAGTATTACGCAGTCTTTTTGCGTAGATTATTTCTTTCGAAAAATTTTTGTTTTTTTTCAAATTGATGGGTAGAAAAATTTTTAAAGCTTTCACAGATTTTGCGGATGACGCAAATCTTTTAGGTTTGTGTTGATGCTTAGGTTTTGGCTAAAGCCCATGGATTTATTTTTTTTATTGGCCGGGCTAAAGCCCGACTCTATTGATGTTGATATCCGTATGGATAATAAATGTTTAATGGCAATACGTTTTACTTACTCATCAATAACTTCCTTCTATCATTCGTTTTCATGAAAGAAATCGTTATTATCAGGCTTTTCAGCATGTGTTTCCTAGCTTTGTCCGTATTAAAATTAAAGCTATGATTAAAGGATTATATGAAACCCATGTTCAGGTAAGTGATTTGGAAAGTGCCATTCAGTTTTATACCGAAGTATTAGGTTTGAGATTGGCTCACAGAGATGAAACAAGGCCTATCGCATTTTTATGGATTGGGGAAGAGAAGGAATTTATGCTTGGATTGTGGGAGCAGAAAGAAAATCTTCAGACCAGACATTTCGCATTTACAAGTACAAAAGAAGATATCTTAAATTATTCTGTAAAGTTCTTAGAAAACAAGAGTTTAAAACCTTACAATTTTCTAAAAAACGGAAGTATAGAACCTATGGTATTTGCATGGATGCCTGCGTTGGCTATCTATTTTAATGATCCGGACGGTAATCAGCTGGAGTTTATTTCTATTCTTGAAGGTGACGGAAAACCTGAATTGGGGGTTCTTTCTTATGAAGAGTGGATAAAGCAAACACAAAGTTGATCATCTATATAGCCACGAATGCACGAATATTTTATTCATTCGCGCATTCGTGGTAAAAATATCAGCATTATAGTATGTTCAATATTATTTCTTAGTGGCTGTTAACAAGTTTCTTCACTGCCAGGACATGTTTACAAGGGCCTCTTTCGCCCTGATATTTACTGAACCATTCACAGGTACAACGTTCTTTATCTTCTTCAAGAATTACGGTATGATGTACTCCTGTACCTTCTACCCTGGCTTCTGTTCTTTCTTTAGTGTTATTTAAAATCTCTACTTTTCCATCTTCAATCAGCTTTTCAGCATTTTTCATGCGGGGATTCAGTCCTAAAATACGGTTCAGTTTAAAAGGTAATCTACGGTAGAAAAACTCATTTTCATCCAGGTCATATCCTAATAATCCCATTGCGGCCAATCTTCCTGTCAGGTTTTCGGTTGTACTCAAGCTAAGATTCTGTTCCAGCGCCAAAACGGTTGCGTTGAACGACTGGTTGGCATAAGCATATTTATCCAAT
This Chryseobacterium sp. G0162 DNA region includes the following protein-coding sequences:
- a CDS encoding TROVE domain-containing protein, with protein sequence MKFNFLKKEKIVVTNHEGAKAYVMTPAEELYSAVVTTGLSDITYEKGNDRLERIQSLIQKNDPEFVAKLAVYARKDMHLRSIPLVLATELAKEATGTDLVSRTVEGIVQRADEITEMLAYYQLANERTETKKLNRLSKQVQKGLAKSFNKFDEYQFAKYNRKGAVTLKDALFLVHPKAKDENQQTIFNKIVYDILDTPYTWEVELSVLGQKKFTDEVERKQAFKNKWEELIFSNKLGYMATLRNLRNILEAGVSPEAMSKVCSYLSDERAVGNSKQLPFRFLAAYRELKKVDSPYLSSVWSALEEALVASAQNIKGFGFNTSVVIAADVSGSMQKSVSPKSKILLYDIGLLMSMILQSKCQNVTTGIFGDRWLRIAMPKQGILNNVEAFYKREGEVGYSTNGYLVIEDLIKRKEIVDKVMLFTDTQMWDSSGRGNSFEDTWNKYKTIAPEAKLYIFDLAGYGRPPIDVKRNDVYLIAGWSDKIFDVLNALEDQKSALEMIEKVVL
- a CDS encoding VOC family protein, which codes for MIKGLYETHVQVSDLESAIQFYTEVLGLRLAHRDETRPIAFLWIGEEKEFMLGLWEQKENLQTRHFAFTSTKEDILNYSVKFLENKSLKPYNFLKNGSIEPMVFAWMPALAIYFNDPDGNQLEFISILEGDGKPELGVLSYEEWIKQTQS